A part of Methanohalobium evestigatum Z-7303 genomic DNA contains:
- a CDS encoding methanogen output domain 1-containing protein yields the protein MKQNISNILVVDDNPDTITFLKEHLGEGYHIFPAYDGSHIIDTLKSNDIDVILLDVMTPYIDGFEICGNIKNDENLNYIPVILVTALSDRENVIKGLNAGADDFISKPVDYEVLKARIKSLNRVKKLHDELIAKYDELYKKEQIRDIFIEIMPLLLKSHSPDKKRILIQQMLDKVEIFFTNCYQKSGQFCDDDGLDSKKINPENIEYGCCELMGHLGGSFETYKSDKNDVLFVVNGTVCPWGVQQAKLNPVLCNLTKGIIERITKKAFNNSKVQTIKTMGNGDDCCQFEIIEFKK from the coding sequence ATGAAACAAAACATATCTAATATTTTAGTTGTAGATGATAATCCTGATACTATAACTTTTTTGAAGGAACATCTGGGTGAAGGATATCATATCTTTCCAGCTTATGATGGATCACATATAATTGACACACTGAAATCTAATGATATAGACGTTATCTTGCTTGACGTTATGACACCTTATATTGATGGTTTTGAGATATGTGGAAATATAAAAAATGATGAAAATCTGAATTATATACCAGTTATTCTTGTAACTGCGTTATCGGATAGAGAGAATGTTATCAAAGGACTTAATGCAGGAGCAGATGATTTTATTTCAAAACCGGTTGACTACGAAGTACTTAAAGCAAGGATTAAATCATTAAATAGGGTTAAAAAGTTACATGATGAATTAATAGCTAAGTACGATGAATTGTACAAGAAAGAACAAATCAGAGACATATTTATAGAAATCATGCCCTTATTATTGAAAAGTCACTCTCCTGATAAAAAGAGAATATTAATTCAACAAATGTTAGATAAAGTAGAAATATTCTTTACAAATTGCTATCAAAAATCTGGACAATTCTGTGATGATGATGGTTTAGATTCTAAAAAAATAAACCCTGAAAATATAGAATATGGTTGCTGTGAGCTTATGGGTCACCTTGGTGGGTCTTTTGAAACCTATAAATCCGATAAAAACGATGTTTTGTTTGTGGTTAACGGAACTGTTTGTCCATGGGGAGTTCAACAGGCTAAATTAAACCCAGTTTTATGTAATCTGACTAAAGGAATTATTGAAAGAATTACAAAAAAAGCATTTAATAATAGTAAAGTTCAAACAATCAAAACAATGGGCAATGGAGATGATTGTTGTCAGTTTGAAATCATAGAATTCAAAAAATAA
- the tnpB gene encoding IS200/IS605 family element RNA-guided endonuclease TnpB, with product MLKAYKYRMYPNQTQQELIAKHIGACRFIYNWALENKIKSYEQDGKAISRFELNKQIRVLKQDHEWLNEINSQSLQGATLNLENAFTKFFREKSGFPKFKSKKNPVQSFPIPQWYKVDFGNNKVYIPKIGWIKTRLHRSFDGKQRTATIKRTPTGKYYISILVDDDKQLPQKQKFYEVNTIGVDVGIKDFAVTSDGEKIGNPRYLKNSIERLKVLQKRLSRKQKGSNNYRKLKHQIAKYHEKIANQREDFQHKLSSRLISENQAVALECLNVKGLLKNHNLAQHITDASWSSFVQKLEYKAEWYGKNIIKIGRFDPSSKICHVCGYYHQDLELKDREWECPDCKTEHDRDINASVNIKKFALDRQNLIGINSPSG from the coding sequence ATGTTAAAAGCTTACAAGTATCGTATGTATCCAAATCAAACACAACAGGAGTTAATCGCAAAACATATAGGAGCTTGTAGGTTCATATACAACTGGGCATTGGAGAACAAAATCAAATCTTATGAGCAGGATGGTAAAGCAATATCAAGATTTGAATTGAACAAACAGATAAGGGTATTAAAACAAGATCATGAATGGTTGAATGAAATTAACTCTCAATCATTACAGGGAGCTACTCTTAACCTGGAAAATGCTTTTACCAAATTTTTCAGAGAAAAATCAGGTTTTCCAAAGTTTAAATCCAAGAAAAACCCAGTACAATCTTTCCCTATTCCTCAATGGTATAAAGTCGATTTTGGTAATAATAAAGTATACATACCTAAAATCGGCTGGATAAAAACCAGGCTTCATAGAAGTTTTGATGGTAAACAAAGGACTGCAACTATAAAAAGAACACCGACAGGAAAATATTATATCAGTATTTTAGTCGATGACGACAAACAATTACCACAAAAACAGAAATTCTACGAAGTTAATACTATAGGAGTCGATGTAGGAATCAAGGATTTCGCTGTAACATCCGATGGTGAAAAAATCGGCAACCCCAGATACCTGAAAAATTCAATTGAAAGATTGAAGGTATTACAGAAAAGGCTCAGCAGAAAACAAAAGGGTTCTAACAATTACAGGAAACTGAAACATCAAATAGCAAAATATCATGAGAAAATTGCTAATCAGAGAGAAGATTTCCAGCATAAATTAAGTTCCAGGTTGATAAGCGAGAACCAAGCTGTAGCACTGGAATGTTTGAATGTAAAAGGATTGCTGAAAAATCATAATCTGGCACAGCATATAACTGATGCTTCATGGAGTAGTTTTGTTCAGAAATTGGAATATAAAGCAGAATGGTATGGTAAAAATATCATCAAGATAGGACGATTCGACCCATCAAGCAAAATCTGTCATGTATGTGGATATTATCATCAGGATTTAGAACTTAAAGACAGAGAATGGGAATGTCCTGACTGTAAAACGGAACATGATAGGGACATCAACGCATCAGTTAACATCAAAAAATTCGCACTGGATAGACAGAATCTAATAGGCATCAATTCACCTTCGGGATGA
- a CDS encoding magnesium transporter has translation MSYYTIPGIVKRSLPVLFVTSIIGIFSGQILNARIENLISLPSLLVLIPALIKVGGDTGSMLGARLSSAFHLGMGGNIHKNPVVKNSLLGALIVGITACFILSIVVWSVSNLMGIGLEYITFFKICMIAGILELIAVYAITVLIAFASHRFGLDPDDTVIPLIATLGDLIGVAGIFTTLYLIGLI, from the coding sequence ATGAGCTATTACACCATCCCCGGAATAGTAAAAAGAAGCCTTCCGGTTCTTTTTGTTACCAGCATCATAGGTATTTTTTCCGGACAGATTCTTAATGCAAGGATAGAGAATCTAATATCACTACCCTCTTTGCTTGTACTCATACCCGCTCTCATAAAAGTTGGCGGAGATACTGGGAGTATGTTGGGTGCCCGTTTGTCTTCAGCATTCCATCTTGGTATGGGTGGAAACATACACAAAAATCCGGTTGTTAAAAATAGTCTGTTAGGCGCTCTGATAGTAGGAATTACAGCCTGCTTCATACTAAGTATTGTGGTATGGTCTGTTAGTAATTTGATGGGAATTGGGCTTGAATATATTACCTTTTTCAAAATCTGTATGATTGCAGGAATACTGGAATTGATAGCTGTCTATGCAATCACGGTATTAATAGCGTTTGCCTCACATCGATTCGGACTTGACCCGGATGATACTGTTATACCATTGATAGCAACACTTGGTGACCTTATAGGTGTTGCTGGTATATTCACAACCCTTTACCTGATAGGTCTTATTTAA
- a CDS encoding thermonuclease family protein, whose product MTENQLKLIIITVCLLLINLSGCIDTDNDSAESNDTNLVTVTKVVDGDTIDIRYSNGTTERIRLLGVDTPETHTDNEPEDFEGIDNASYLHEWGLKASDYTSDILKGNKVRLEYDDISDRRGYYGRLLAYVFLQNDTMYNRMLIKNGYARVYDEAEIEYMDEFLELEQEAKVKQIGLWSYYLSHSSTH is encoded by the coding sequence ATGACTGAAAACCAACTGAAACTAATCATTATAACCGTTTGCTTACTTCTTATAAATCTATCAGGATGTATAGACACTGACAATGATAGTGCAGAATCAAATGATACAAACTTGGTCACGGTAACCAAGGTAGTTGATGGTGACACTATAGACATCCGTTATTCTAATGGCACTACTGAAAGAATAAGACTACTAGGCGTGGATACACCAGAAACACATACTGACAATGAACCAGAAGATTTCGAAGGTATAGACAATGCCAGTTATCTGCATGAATGGGGCTTAAAAGCAAGTGATTACACGTCAGATATTCTAAAAGGCAATAAAGTAAGACTGGAATATGATGATATCTCAGACAGAAGAGGATACTATGGAAGGTTACTGGCTTATGTGTTTTTACAAAATGATACCATGTACAATAGGATGTTAATCAAGAATGGATATGCTAGGGTGTATGATGAAGCTGAAATTGAATATATGGATGAGTTTTTGGAACTGGAACAAGAAGCTAAGGTAAAACAAATAGGTCTATGGAGTTATTACTTAAGTCACAGTTCTACTCACTGA
- a CDS encoding COG1361 family protein produces the protein MKKMLKIIGITALLLIMAISLTSAAAAQDVSRDLSSQTVSPGDTITVTLNVNNPDDRIIIDEMIPSGLTLTDSGTGNTAEAGHIKWVEFSGVSSTTYTYDVEVPMSATDGTTYNFDGTYILTSGASETSIMGEQQVTVTTNGNGAEEPMNVSRDLSSQTVSPGDTITVTLNVNNPDDRIIIDEMFPSGWSITNTDGNTSETGHVKWVEFSEVSSTTKTYDIEVPMSASGTYNFDGTYILTSGASETSIMGEQQVTVTTNGNGAEEPMNVSRDLSSQTVSPGDTITVTLNVNNPDDRIIIDEMIPSGLTLTDSGTGNTAEAGHIKWVEFSGVSSTTYTYDVEVPNSATDGTTYNFDGTYILTTGQSETMIKGDMSATVSETDVSATRDLPDKADIGSDFTVSIDVSEEAQNGTVTEMIPEGFECVSTSLPAEAVDMSGDCNVTFNLSETSSFEYTLMAPMDVRPCDGSQTYMFDGTVSNSDTATVGGDMKLDVMHPDGMVLYPGMQNMVSVPYALDNSSVDYVFSDVNYTAVSHWNASAGMWEKVSELEPLKAYRVLIPGDYEGTQIIEDKFEPSEELVSPASMSVEAGNWYAVGYTGTQDCRSIADTLNPSIEGKYGIIQGPYLNGTPVFSTTDYDMKMSQYYGYWVSVNEDGTLNGFGYSME, from the coding sequence GTGAAAAAGATGTTAAAAATAATAGGAATTACAGCTTTATTGCTAATAATGGCAATATCTTTGACATCTGCTGCTGCTGCACAAGACGTCAGCAGGGATTTGTCATCACAGACAGTGTCACCAGGTGATACCATAACAGTGACACTCAATGTGAACAACCCTGATGATCGTATAATCATAGATGAAATGATTCCATCTGGATTAACGCTTACAGATTCTGGTACAGGTAATACAGCAGAAGCAGGTCATATAAAATGGGTAGAATTTAGTGGGGTATCCAGTACCACCTACACTTATGATGTAGAGGTACCAATGAGCGCTACGGATGGAACTACCTACAATTTCGATGGAACCTATATCTTGACCAGTGGAGCATCGGAAACATCCATTATGGGTGAACAGCAGGTAACAGTTACCACAAACGGTAACGGTGCAGAAGAACCAATGAATGTCAGCAGGGATTTGTCATCACAGACAGTGTCACCAGGTGATACCATAACAGTGACACTTAATGTAAACAACCCTGATGACCGTATAATCATAGATGAAATGTTTCCGTCTGGATGGTCGATAACTAATACTGATGGCAACACCTCAGAAACAGGTCATGTTAAATGGGTAGAATTTAGTGAAGTATCCAGTACAACTAAAACCTATGATATAGAGGTTCCTATGAGTGCTAGTGGTACTTACAACTTTGATGGAACTTATATCTTGACCAGTGGAGCATCGGAAACATCCATTATGGGTGAACAGCAGGTAACAGTTACCACAAACGGTAACGGTGCAGAAGAACCAATGAATGTCAGCAGGGATTTGTCATCACAGACAGTGTCACCAGGTGATACCATAACAGTGACACTCAATGTGAACAACCCTGATGACCGTATAATCATAGATGAAATGATTCCATCTGGACTAACGCTTACAGATTCTGGTACAGGTAATACAGCAGAAGCAGGTCATATAAAATGGGTAGAATTTAGTGGGGTATCCAGTACCACCTACACTTATGATGTAGAGGTACCAAATAGCGCCACAGATGGAACTACCTACAATTTCGATGGAACCTATATCTTGACCACTGGTCAATCAGAAACAATGATTAAAGGTGATATGAGCGCAACAGTTAGTGAAACAGATGTGTCAGCAACCAGAGACCTGCCAGACAAGGCTGACATCGGTAGTGATTTCACTGTATCCATCGATGTATCTGAAGAAGCACAGAACGGTACTGTTACCGAAATGATACCTGAAGGATTTGAATGTGTCAGTACAAGTCTACCAGCAGAAGCTGTAGATATGTCCGGTGACTGCAATGTAACATTCAACCTCAGTGAAACCTCAAGCTTTGAGTACACACTGATGGCACCAATGGATGTTAGACCGTGTGATGGATCACAGACCTACATGTTCGATGGTACTGTATCCAACAGTGACACAGCAACCGTCGGTGGAGACATGAAACTTGATGTAATGCATCCAGATGGAATGGTACTGTATCCAGGCATGCAGAACATGGTGTCTGTGCCCTATGCACTGGATAACTCTTCAGTAGATTATGTGTTCAGTGACGTCAACTACACAGCAGTTTCCCACTGGAATGCAAGTGCAGGTATGTGGGAAAAAGTATCTGAACTTGAACCACTCAAAGCCTACCGAGTACTCATACCAGGTGACTACGAAGGTACACAGATTATAGAAGACAAGTTCGAACCATCTGAAGAACTTGTTTCACCTGCCAGTATGTCTGTAGAAGCAGGTAACTGGTACGCCGTAGGTTACACTGGAACACAGGACTGCCGTTCAATAGCCGATACACTTAATCCATCCATAGAAGGTAAATATGGTATTATACAGGGACCATATCTAAATGGAACACCTGTATTCAGTACCACCGACTATGACATGAAAATGAGCCAGTACTACGGTTACTGGGTCTCTGTAAATGAAGATGGAACATTGAACGGATTCGGCTATTCAATGGAATAA
- a CDS encoding DUF7507 domain-containing protein — protein MKRLMVLFAGLMAILMSISAASAITVDGNKTSGEWDENWAFGQTNNATAASEYDINNLGDRLEIMQGTLQADTGDYNAVDPKNDSGSSYAESMALNGNSSGSDLYKVYGHYNQSTDTLYGMTEVYGIPGDHDGNGDVTTESSAGDSGGDVGPAGFGLSTQESWSIAFYQVKNGDYQDYSLIQISDNDWNIIDTDVGLDYDNVSAKFSYQNFRQIGDDTLPKSVYEIKVENFSKFYDVNPGSKLAIQVGAGSNGDPQVGEDSGVVFFEIPNPQIDIEKFTKDMGGDWQQADNSADPDVPFFNSAGQTVEWKYEVTNNGTVPFDLANVTVTDDKGVTPVLDETSDDGNDDILSPGETWTYTASGTVEECPEGSVYTYENIGTVNAISPFGEVNDTDPSHYKCQEPTPGIDIEKYTNGENADTGPGPKVSNESTVTWTYEVHNNGSDDLQNVQVTDDKLGTLPETAIVDKGDGDDILNIGETWVYEMTGTADCNFTEDNPYENTATTNGTGVITGESVEDTDPSHYYCKPPNGVPALTPTSLMGLIGALGLIGIVGLKRRD, from the coding sequence ATGAAAAGATTAATGGTATTATTTGCAGGATTGATGGCAATTTTAATGTCAATTTCTGCTGCTTCCGCAATAACCGTAGATGGTAATAAAACATCTGGGGAGTGGGATGAAAACTGGGCATTTGGTCAAACGAATAATGCTACAGCTGCCTCAGAATATGATATAAACAATCTGGGAGATAGATTAGAGATTATGCAGGGTACACTTCAAGCGGATACTGGAGATTATAATGCAGTAGACCCAAAGAATGATTCAGGGTCTAGTTATGCTGAGTCAATGGCTTTGAATGGAAATTCTAGTGGTTCGGATTTATACAAAGTTTACGGGCATTATAATCAATCAACGGATACCTTGTATGGTATGACAGAAGTTTATGGTATTCCTGGGGACCATGATGGTAATGGAGATGTAACTACAGAGTCGTCAGCAGGAGATTCAGGTGGAGATGTTGGACCAGCAGGATTCGGTTTGAGCACTCAAGAGTCATGGAGTATCGCATTTTATCAAGTAAAAAACGGTGATTATCAGGACTACTCTCTGATACAGATAAGCGATAATGATTGGAATATAATAGATACTGATGTGGGACTGGATTATGATAATGTATCAGCAAAATTCTCCTATCAGAATTTCCGTCAAATAGGAGATGATACACTACCCAAATCAGTTTATGAAATCAAAGTTGAAAACTTTAGTAAATTTTACGATGTAAATCCAGGTTCAAAACTTGCGATACAGGTTGGAGCAGGTTCAAACGGTGACCCGCAGGTCGGTGAAGACTCAGGTGTAGTATTCTTTGAAATTCCAAACCCACAGATAGATATAGAGAAATTCACAAAAGATATGGGTGGAGATTGGCAACAGGCAGATAATTCAGCTGATCCGGATGTACCGTTCTTTAACAGTGCTGGTCAAACAGTCGAATGGAAATATGAAGTGACAAATAATGGAACGGTTCCATTTGATTTAGCCAATGTTACTGTTACAGATGATAAAGGTGTAACACCTGTGCTTGATGAGACAAGCGATGATGGAAATGATGATATACTTTCACCAGGTGAAACATGGACATATACAGCATCTGGAACTGTAGAAGAATGTCCTGAAGGGAGCGTTTATACCTATGAAAACATTGGAACAGTTAATGCAATATCACCTTTTGGTGAAGTTAATGACACAGACCCAAGTCATTACAAATGTCAAGAACCTACACCAGGAATTGATATCGAAAAGTACACAAATGGTGAAAATGCTGATACAGGTCCAGGTCCAAAAGTATCCAACGAAAGTACAGTAACTTGGACTTATGAAGTTCATAATAATGGGTCTGATGATTTGCAAAATGTTCAAGTAACCGATGACAAATTAGGAACCCTTCCAGAAACTGCGATTGTAGATAAAGGAGATGGTGATGATATATTAAACATCGGAGAAACATGGGTATATGAAATGACAGGAACTGCTGATTGTAACTTTACAGAGGACAATCCTTATGAAAACACAGCGACAACCAACGGTACTGGTGTTATAACAGGTGAATCTGTAGAGGACACAGACCCAAGTCATTACTACTGTAAACCACCAAATGGTGTACCAGCCCTGACACCAACAAGCTTAATGGGTCTTATAGGTGCACTTGGATTGATTGGAATTGTAGGTCTTAAGCGCCGTGATTAA
- a CDS encoding dienelactone hydrolase family protein, giving the protein MNTGSEDKTVQISVDSEQIEGDLTIPNNPDGIIIFAHGSGSSRHSPRNKYVAQNLQDNGFATLLIDLLTPDEDETDRLTGRLRFDIDLLSRRLVTATNWVLNNPETSNLNIGYFGASTGAAAALIAAAQHPMYINAVVSRGGRPDLAEHIFDRVQAPTLLIVGGNDPKVIELNKWAMERMNAKKKLEIVPGATHLFEEPGKLEEVSRLAGEWFKQYLK; this is encoded by the coding sequence ATGAACACGGGGAGTGAGGATAAAACAGTACAGATTTCAGTAGATTCAGAACAGATAGAAGGCGATTTAACAATACCAAATAACCCAGATGGGATTATAATATTTGCTCATGGGAGTGGAAGCAGTAGACACAGCCCCAGGAACAAATACGTAGCCCAGAATCTGCAGGATAACGGATTTGCGACTCTTCTAATCGATTTATTGACACCGGATGAAGATGAAACCGATAGATTGACCGGTCGTCTACGATTTGATATCGATCTTTTATCACGACGTCTTGTAACTGCTACCAACTGGGTTCTGAACAATCCCGAAACCAGCAATTTAAATATCGGATATTTCGGAGCCAGTACCGGTGCTGCAGCCGCACTCATCGCAGCCGCCCAGCACCCCATGTATATTAATGCTGTAGTGTCCAGAGGAGGAAGACCCGATCTTGCAGAACATATTTTTGACAGGGTACAGGCACCTACACTCCTTATTGTTGGAGGAAACGACCCAAAGGTTATAGAACTTAATAAATGGGCTATGGAAAGAATGAATGCAAAAAAGAAACTGGAAATTGTACCCGGTGCAACACATCTTTTTGAAGAACCCGGTAAACTGGAAGAAGTCTCCAGACTGGCAGGAGAATGGTTCAAACAGTATCTAAAATAA
- a CDS encoding winged helix-turn-helix domain-containing protein produces MGYLKSRGCGTIKRRSRIDISEEILNAAIDGAKKTHLVYSANLNFDIINKYLDMLEEKGLIEKEGDLYVTTEKGKKFQERARDLKL; encoded by the coding sequence TTGGGATATTTAAAGAGTAGGGGATGTGGTACTATAAAAAGAAGAAGTAGAATCGATATCAGTGAGGAAATATTAAATGCTGCAATAGATGGAGCAAAAAAGACACACCTTGTATACAGTGCAAATCTCAATTTTGATATTATCAACAAATATCTCGACATGCTGGAAGAAAAGGGACTGATTGAAAAAGAGGGCGACCTTTACGTTACAACCGAAAAAGGTAAAAAATTCCAGGAACGAGCAAGAGACTTGAAGTTATAA
- a CDS encoding DUF1699 family protein, with protein MRIRVISSKDDINNLNENEEIVHLAFRPSNTDIFSIVSKCPDIKAFHIPNSYLKTLSQSAKMFLDMQGIDLIEGDVWGHRKDINEYSEISNGIYERINELKKDDYSDEEIADKISRESNLEPDFVKFLMKQ; from the coding sequence ATGCGAATTCGAGTAATAAGTTCAAAAGATGATATTAATAATCTGAATGAAAATGAAGAAATTGTCCATCTAGCGTTTAGACCATCCAATACTGATATATTTTCTATTGTATCTAAATGCCCTGACATAAAAGCATTCCATATACCAAATTCATACCTTAAAACATTATCACAATCTGCTAAAATGTTTCTTGATATGCAAGGTATAGACCTTATCGAAGGTGATGTATGGGGTCACAGGAAAGATATCAATGAATATTCTGAGATTTCAAATGGAATTTATGAAAGAATTAATGAATTAAAAAAGGATGATTACTCTGATGAAGAAATTGCTGATAAAATAAGTCGAGAATCAAATTTAGAGCCTGATTTTGTTAAATTTCTTATGAAACAGTAA
- the artB gene encoding archaeosortase B, with amino-acid sequence MAKKRAKKNQKSAIKDKKIASETSFKQKLTDKITNNKSILKFAGLYIFYIGIFTLLYITFKDDLEFFRNITADGLSAILGMFGIQNSVFGSVIHLETISLKVIDECTGIYELLVYSGCVLAYSTTFDKKIYGIAFGVPAILSINMVRLVCLAFVGVWYPAIFDYVHYYLWQVTLILIIVLVTLLWIEKVVKR; translated from the coding sequence ATGGCAAAAAAACGTGCAAAAAAAAATCAAAAGAGTGCAATAAAGGACAAAAAAATCGCTTCTGAAACGTCTTTTAAGCAAAAACTTACAGACAAGATAACAAATAACAAAAGTATCCTCAAATTTGCTGGATTATATATATTTTATATCGGGATTTTTACATTATTGTATATCACATTTAAAGATGACCTTGAATTTTTCCGAAATATAACTGCAGATGGTCTTTCAGCCATACTTGGAATGTTTGGGATTCAAAATAGTGTGTTTGGTTCTGTAATCCATCTGGAAACAATATCTTTGAAAGTTATAGATGAGTGTACAGGAATTTATGAACTTCTGGTATATTCAGGATGTGTTCTTGCTTATTCAACAACTTTTGACAAAAAGATATATGGTATTGCTTTCGGAGTACCGGCGATACTCAGTATAAACATGGTTCGGCTTGTATGTCTTGCTTTTGTGGGGGTATGGTATCCCGCTATATTTGATTATGTCCATTACTACCTGTGGCAGGTGACCCTTATACTTATAATAGTCCTTGTTACATTATTATGGATTGAAAAAGTGGTGAAACGATGA
- a CDS encoding magnesium transporter encodes MHYEPETDIDNETDEFESEMIEESLSEYASIKSIISEALPFEILATFGGVVAGIILSGMTEQLELVPGLIVIAPAVLGLRGNISCTLGSRLGSAVHMGLITRVERNPELINNIAGSLTLSLILTIILGLMGHYITLLMGLDSAGALILTSIAVISGVSSGIILSIITVLLALGMFRFGFDPDNVVTPSIATLGDIISMLMLFLTTKLVIAI; translated from the coding sequence ATGCACTATGAGCCCGAGACAGATATAGATAATGAAACGGACGAATTCGAGTCCGAAATGATTGAAGAGTCTCTGAGCGAATACGCAAGCATCAAATCAATCATATCAGAGGCTCTCCCATTTGAGATTCTTGCAACATTTGGTGGTGTTGTAGCAGGTATTATACTCTCAGGCATGACAGAGCAACTGGAACTTGTACCCGGGTTGATAGTTATAGCTCCAGCAGTTCTGGGACTTAGAGGAAATATATCATGTACACTCGGGTCAAGACTTGGAAGCGCTGTGCATATGGGTTTGATTACACGGGTAGAAAGAAATCCGGAACTAATAAACAACATCGCGGGCTCCCTTACATTAAGTCTTATACTCACAATTATACTCGGGTTAATGGGGCATTATATAACACTTCTAATGGGACTTGATAGTGCTGGTGCTCTTATACTTACATCAATTGCTGTTATAAGTGGTGTATCCTCTGGAATTATACTTTCAATAATTACTGTATTACTCGCACTTGGTATGTTTAGGTTCGGTTTTGACCCTGATAATGTAGTTACACCTTCAATTGCAACTCTGGGGGATATAATATCCATGTTAATGCTGTTTTTAACTACCAAGTTGGTGATTGCAATATGA
- a CDS encoding phosphoribosyltransferase — MRFKNREYAGKKLADELTEYANRNDVIILALPRGGVPVAYEVAKKLEVPMDVFLVRKLGVPGQEELAMGAIASGGVEVLNKDIVQSLGISRNTIDEVAEKEYKELERRERSYRGDRPKPGIEGKHVILIDDGLATGASMRSAVKAVRSWNPAEVIVAVPTSAPDTCELFEYEADRIICLSTPEPFYGVGAWYEDFSQTTDEEVSDLLEKAENLIKGQG; from the coding sequence TTGAGATTCAAAAATCGAGAATATGCAGGTAAAAAACTTGCCGATGAATTAACAGAATATGCAAACCGAAATGACGTCATCATACTGGCACTACCAAGGGGAGGTGTGCCTGTAGCCTATGAAGTAGCAAAAAAACTGGAAGTTCCCATGGATGTATTTCTTGTCAGAAAACTGGGAGTTCCGGGTCAGGAAGAACTGGCAATGGGTGCAATCGCGTCAGGTGGAGTAGAAGTATTGAACAAAGACATTGTACAATCACTGGGCATATCCAGAAACACCATAGATGAAGTTGCAGAAAAAGAATACAAAGAACTTGAGAGGAGAGAAAGATCATACCGTGGAGACCGTCCAAAACCCGGGATAGAGGGCAAACATGTAATACTCATAGATGACGGGCTGGCTACCGGTGCAAGTATGAGGTCTGCAGTAAAAGCAGTCCGTTCTTGGAATCCTGCTGAAGTCATAGTAGCAGTTCCTACATCTGCACCTGACACCTGCGAACTGTTTGAATATGAAGCAGACCGAATCATCTGTCTTTCAACTCCAGAACCGTTTTACGGTGTTGGTGCATGGTATGAAGATTTCTCACAGACTACCGATGAAGAAGTTAGTGACCTGCTAGAAAAAGCTGAAAATTTAATCAAAGGTCAAGGTTGA